Genomic segment of Ewingella sp. CoE-038-23:
TTAGCCTATTTCCACATCCCTATTAACGCCCTGACAGGACTCATTCATGCAAATTCGCCAGATCTATCAGGATGACAATATCGAGATCCGTGTCGCCACGGAACTGGAAGCTCAGCTTCATTTCGATGCGATCAGTGACTCTGTAAAAGAAATCGGCGCGTGGGAAGGTTGGTGCACCGAGCATTACGCACTGAAAGATAGCCGCAAATATTTGCTGGAATGTGCAGAAAAGCAGCTTCGCGGTGTGGAATATAACTTCTGCATTTTTGATCGCCACAGCGGGCAAATAGTCGGCGCGGTGAGCGTGAACCGTATCAATACTGATTACAAATTTGGCAATGTTGGCTACTGGATCCGCAGCGGCTTTACGGGTAAATCATTGGCCACTATCGCGGCGAAAGCGGCGGCCTATTTTGCATTTAATGAGCTGGGCCTCACCCGCGTGGAAATCGTCGCCATGGAGGAGAATCTGCGTAGCCGCCGCGTTGCCGAAAAGCTTGGCGCCGTCTCTGAAGGCCTGCACCGCAATCGCCTCTACTATCACGGCCAGCCACGCAACGCCTGGATGTATTCATTAATACCCAGTGACTTAACCGACTGAATAAATTAAAAATTACCCCCTGCGAATAACTAGGATAAGGCATCAAAATGAGCTCTTCTGCACATACTGTTTCAACCGAATGGCTGGCAAAAAACCTCAATGCGCCGGACGTGGTGATCATCGACTGTAGCAAATCCAAACCGGGTATCACGCCGCCGATTGATTTCCACGGTAGGTATCTTGAATCACATATTCCGGGCGCAATTTATGTCGAAGTCGACAGCATTTCTGACTGCACCACCGGCCTGCCGCATATGATGCCAACCGCCGAGGAATTTGCCGCGTCGATGGGCCGTTTAGGCATCGCTGACACCCAAACCATCATCCTTTATGACGAAGGCGATCTCTTCTCCGCACCCCGAGTTTGGTGGATGTTGACCAGCTTCGGTGCGAAAACCGTGCGCGTGCTGGATGGCGGATTTAATGCCTGGAAAGCCGAGGGCCGCCCAACCCAGAGTGGTGAAATTGTT
This window contains:
- a CDS encoding GNAT family N-acetyltransferase, translated to MQIRQIYQDDNIEIRVATELEAQLHFDAISDSVKEIGAWEGWCTEHYALKDSRKYLLECAEKQLRGVEYNFCIFDRHSGQIVGAVSVNRINTDYKFGNVGYWIRSGFTGKSLATIAAKAAAYFAFNELGLTRVEIVAMEENLRSRRVAEKLGAVSEGLHRNRLYYHGQPRNAWMYSLIPSDLTD
- the sseA gene encoding 3-mercaptopyruvate sulfurtransferase, with the protein product MSSSAHTVSTEWLAKNLNAPDVVIIDCSKSKPGITPPIDFHGRYLESHIPGAIYVEVDSISDCTTGLPHMMPTAEEFAASMGRLGIADTQTIILYDEGDLFSAPRVWWMLTSFGAKTVRVLDGGFNAWKAEGRPTQSGEIVRVPSTFNAKLIRPVVVNSQQVMDSLGKVQIIDARSLGRFKAEQPEPRPGLHGGHIPGSLSVPFTELTHNGHLKSPQELKATFERLGVDLNKPVITSCGSGVTAAALAFGLDSLGVKDVMLYDGSWAEWGSIDEDYPIETH